The following nucleotide sequence is from Cryptosporangium aurantiacum.
ATCCGGCGAAGACCGGCGACTACTCGGCGAACTCCGTCGTCACGAACCTCTGCGAGAGCCTGCTGCGCCTGCAGCCCGACTTCTCGACGACGCCGGGGCTCGCCGAGGTCGTCCAGAAAGACGCCACGACCGTCGTCATCACGCTGCGCAGCGGCGTGACGTTCTGGGACGGCGCGGCGCTGACCGCCGACGACGTCGTCTACAGCCTGAAGCGGAACATGGACCCGAAGCTCGCGTCCTACGCCGCGCACGTGTTCTTCAACGTCGCGTCGATCGAGGCGACCGGCCCCCTCGAGGTGACGGTCCGGTTCCGCGTGCCGGACGTCCAGTTCGTGAACAACATGGCCGGGGTGCCCGGCATGATCATGCAGCAGTCGTTCACGACGAAGGCCGGCCCGAAGGTCGGCACACCCAGCACCGGCGTCATGTGTACCGGCCCGTTCTCCGTCGGGAGCTGGAAGACCGGCCAGAGCATCACGCTGAAGCGCAACCCGACCTACTGGGACGCGGACCGCAAGGCCAAGGCCGCGACGTTCGAGTTCGTGTTCCTCAGCGACGACAGCACGCTGACCAGCGCGCTGCTCTCCGGCGAGGTGGACGGCGTCTACGGGGTGCCGCTCGGCGGCCTCGCCGCGCTGCGCCGGTCCGACGCCGGCACCGTCTACTTCGGCGAGAGCACCGAGACGTACAGCCTCGGCGCGACGTCGGATCAGGGACCGGCCGCGGACCCGCGGATCCGGGAGGCGCTCGACCTCGCGATCGACAAGAACAGCTTCGCGACCAGCGTGCTGAAGGGCACCGGCCGCCCGCTCAAGACGTTCACACCGCCGCTGGTGTGGGCGGGCAGCCCGGCGAAAGCGGTCTACGACGCCGGGTACGAGGCCCTGCCCGACACCAGCAAGGCCGACCTGGAGAAGGCGAAGAAGCTGGTGGCCGAGGCCGCGCCCAGCCGCAAGACGCTCACGCTCGCGGTGCCGGCCGGCAACCAGTCGCTGCTGCAGACCGCGACGCTGGCCCAGGACGCGGCGAAGAAGCTCGGGCTCACGCTGACGATCAAGCAGCTCCAGCCCACCCAGTTCTCCGGGCTGTTCTACGACCCGGCCGCCCGCGCCCAGTTCGACCTGGTCGCCACGACCGGCTACGTCGAGGTTCCCGGCGTGCTCTACTACGCGCCCGGCTTCGCTCTGAAGGGCGGCCTGTTCAACTGGACGAACTACAGCGACCCGTCGGTCACGAAGAACCTGACGGCCGCGGTGTCGGCCACCGACCCCACCACGTCGGCAGAGGCTTTCGTCGCCGCCCAGGAGGTGTTCGCACCGGCCCGGCTGCAGATCACGCTCGCCGAGTCCTACAACCGGCTGTTCCTCAACAAGCGGATCACCGGCGCACCGGCGTCGTTCGCCTACATCAGCTCGCCGTGGGCCGCACTCGTCGGTAAGGCGAAACCGTGAGAGCACTCCTCCTGTTCGTCGGGCGCAAGCTCGCCGGGGTCGTGGCGACCGTCGTGGCCGCCAGCCTGGTGATCTACGCCGCGCTCTACGCAGCGCCCGGCGACGCGGCGAGCCTGCTGGTCGGCGGCCACCAGCCCGACCCCGAGGCGCTGGCGCAGATCCGCGCGCAGTACCACCTCGACGACCCGTTCTTCGCCCAGTACTGGCACTGGGTGTCGGGTGTGCTGTCCGGCAACCCGGGCGAGTCGATCGTGGTCGGCGAGCCGGTCACGAGCCTGATCGGCGCGCGGCTGCTGAACACCGTGCTGCTGGTCGGGTACGCGTCGATCCTGATCCTGGGTATCGGCGTCACCGGCGGTGTCGTGGCGGGGCTGAGCGGCAAGAAGCTCGACGCGCTGATCACCGGGGCGACGACCGTGCTGATCGCCGCACCCGCGTTCGTCGCGGCGATCGTCCTGATCTGGGTCTTCGCCACGCAGCTCGGGTGGTTTCCGGTCTACGGGGCCGGGACCGGCTTCGCCGACCGGATCTACCACCTGACGCTGCCGGCGATCGCGCTGAGCCTGAGCTACCTGGCCTACGTCACCCGGATCACCCGGGCCGAGGTCCGGGCCGCCGCGATGGCCGACCACGTGGAGGCCGCCGCCGCCCGTGGCCTGCGACGCCGGTCGGTGCTGCGCCGCCACGTGCTGCGCAACGCCGCCCCGCCGGTGCTCGCGGTCTCCGGCATCACGGTGGCGGGCCTGTTCGCCGGGACGGCCGTCGCCGAGCAGGCGTTCGGCGTCCCCGGTCTGGGCTCGCTGCTGGTGCAGAGCGCCGCCCGGCAGGACCTGATCGTCGTCCAGGTGCTCTCGCTGCTACTGGTCGCCGCGTTCGTCGTCGTGAACATGCTGGTCGACGTGCTCAACGCGGTCCTCGACCCGCGTCTGCTCCGTGCCGGAGCGAACGCATGACTGTGTCTCCCGAGCGCAACCTCCTGCCCGCGGGCAAGCCGACGTCCGCGCCTCCGGCACCGGCCCGCCGTGCGTGGCTGAGCCCTGTGCACCGGCTCGCGTCGCTCGGTTGGGCCTCCGGCATCGCGGGGACGCTGTGCGTCGCGGTCGTGCTGGTCGCCGTGTTCGCGCCCTGGCTGGCGCCGCACGACCCGAACGCGATCGACCCGCTCAACGCGCTCGCGCCATACTCTGCCGAGCACCTACTGGGCACCGACGACCTGGGCCGCGACCTGCTGTCCCGGCTGATCGTCGGGTCGCGGTCCAGCCTGGCCGGGCCGCTGCTCGTGGTGGTGGCGTCGGGGTTCGCCGGAACCGCGATCGCGGTCTCGGCGGCGTGGTTCGGCGGCTGGTTCGACGCGCTGGTGTCCCGCCTCCTCGACATCCTGTTCGCGTTCCCCGGCCTGGTGCTGGCGATCACGGTCGTCGCGGTGTTCGGCACCGGGTTCGTGGCGCCGGTCGTCGCGCTGTCGGTCGCGTTCGTGCCGCTGGTGGCGCGGGTCATGCGGGCGGCGGCGCTGCGCGAGCGGTCGCTGCCGTACATCGAGGCGCTCCGCGTCCAGGGGTTCTCGGGGTGGCACATCTGCGTGCGGCACCTGATCCCGAACTTGGCGCCGCTGCTGTTCGTCCAGGCGGCGATCGGTTTCGGCTACGCGATGCTCGACCTGGCGTCGATCTCGTTCCTCGGTCTCGGTCTGCAGCCACCGGCCGCCGACTGGGGCCTGATGATCGCGAACGGTCAGCCGTCGATCCTGGCCGGTAGCCCGCAGCAGTCGATCTTCGCCGCGGTCGCGGTGGTGGTGACCGTGGTGTCGTTCACGGTGGTGGCCGAGCGGCTCGCCACCCGCTTCGGAGGGGCCCGATGAGCGGGGATCTGCTGCGGATCGAGGACCTCCGGGTCGACCTGCCCGGGCCTTCGGGTCACCGGTCGGTGCTCCGGGGCGTGTCGCTCCGGATGGCGCCGGGGGAAGCGTTGGGGCTGGTGGGTGAGTCGGGGTCCGGCAAGTCGATGACCGCCCGGTCGGTGCTGCGGCTGCTGCCCCGGGGTGCCCGGACGACCGGCGCGATCCACGTCGGCGGCGTCGAGGTCGGTGGCTTGGACAGCGGTGGCCTGCGGAGGCTGCGCTCGCGTGACGTCGCCATGGTCTTTCAGGACCCGCGGGCGACGGTCAACCCGGTGCGGACGGTCGGGGACTTCCTCGGCGAGGTCCTGCGTGAGCAGGGGCTGAGCCGCGCGGCGGCGGACGCGAAGGCCGGGCGGATCCTCGCCGAGATCGGCGTCGACCGGGTCGAGCGGCGGCTGCGCCAGCATCCGTACGAGCTGTCCGGCGGGCTGCTGCAGCGGGTGGTGATCGCGGCCGCGCTCGCCACCGAACCGGCGTTGATCCTCGCCGACGAGCCGACCACCGCCCTGGACGTGACCACCCAGGAGGAGGTGGTGGCGATCCTGGACGAGCAGCGGCGTCTGCGCTCGGTCGGGCTGCTGTTCATCTCGCACGACCTGGAGCTGGCCGCCGCGGTGTGCGACCGGATCGCGGTGATGTACGCCGGGACGATCGTCGAGGTGTTGCCCGCCGACCGGCTCCACGAGGACGCGCGGCACCCGTATACGCAGGCGCTGCTGCGGGCGCGGCCCGGCTCGGTGCCGCCGGGTGCCCGGTTGGAGACCGTGCCCGGGCGTCCGCAGTCGGCGTTCGACGCGCCTCCGACGTGCGTGTTCGCGGATCGCTGTCCGGCGGTTGCGGACGTCTG
It contains:
- a CDS encoding ABC transporter substrate-binding protein; the encoded protein is MNATRRTSGARLRRLLPAVTSVLAVSLALTACDSGGSTGDGAADGKLTLTESTPAAVGDVDSVTWALPYGEPRSLDPAKTGDYSANSVVTNLCESLLRLQPDFSTTPGLAEVVQKDATTVVITLRSGVTFWDGAALTADDVVYSLKRNMDPKLASYAAHVFFNVASIEATGPLEVTVRFRVPDVQFVNNMAGVPGMIMQQSFTTKAGPKVGTPSTGVMCTGPFSVGSWKTGQSITLKRNPTYWDADRKAKAATFEFVFLSDDSTLTSALLSGEVDGVYGVPLGGLAALRRSDAGTVYFGESTETYSLGATSDQGPAADPRIREALDLAIDKNSFATSVLKGTGRPLKTFTPPLVWAGSPAKAVYDAGYEALPDTSKADLEKAKKLVAEAAPSRKTLTLAVPAGNQSLLQTATLAQDAAKKLGLTLTIKQLQPTQFSGLFYDPAARAQFDLVATTGYVEVPGVLYYAPGFALKGGLFNWTNYSDPSVTKNLTAAVSATDPTTSAEAFVAAQEVFAPARLQITLAESYNRLFLNKRITGAPASFAYISSPWAALVGKAKP
- a CDS encoding ABC transporter permease, whose amino-acid sequence is MRALLLFVGRKLAGVVATVVAASLVIYAALYAAPGDAASLLVGGHQPDPEALAQIRAQYHLDDPFFAQYWHWVSGVLSGNPGESIVVGEPVTSLIGARLLNTVLLVGYASILILGIGVTGGVVAGLSGKKLDALITGATTVLIAAPAFVAAIVLIWVFATQLGWFPVYGAGTGFADRIYHLTLPAIALSLSYLAYVTRITRAEVRAAAMADHVEAAAARGLRRRSVLRRHVLRNAAPPVLAVSGITVAGLFAGTAVAEQAFGVPGLGSLLVQSAARQDLIVVQVLSLLLVAAFVVVNMLVDVLNAVLDPRLLRAGANA
- a CDS encoding ABC transporter permease; amino-acid sequence: MTVSPERNLLPAGKPTSAPPAPARRAWLSPVHRLASLGWASGIAGTLCVAVVLVAVFAPWLAPHDPNAIDPLNALAPYSAEHLLGTDDLGRDLLSRLIVGSRSSLAGPLLVVVASGFAGTAIAVSAAWFGGWFDALVSRLLDILFAFPGLVLAITVVAVFGTGFVAPVVALSVAFVPLVARVMRAAALRERSLPYIEALRVQGFSGWHICVRHLIPNLAPLLFVQAAIGFGYAMLDLASISFLGLGLQPPAADWGLMIANGQPSILAGSPQQSIFAAVAVVVTVVSFTVVAERLATRFGGAR
- a CDS encoding ABC transporter ATP-binding protein, with product MSGDLLRIEDLRVDLPGPSGHRSVLRGVSLRMAPGEALGLVGESGSGKSMTARSVLRLLPRGARTTGAIHVGGVEVGGLDSGGLRRLRSRDVAMVFQDPRATVNPVRTVGDFLGEVLREQGLSRAAADAKAGRILAEIGVDRVERRLRQHPYELSGGLLQRVVIAAALATEPALILADEPTTALDVTTQEEVVAILDEQRRLRSVGLLFISHDLELAAAVCDRIAVMYAGTIVEVLPADRLHEDARHPYTQALLRARPGSVPPGARLETVPGRPQSAFDAPPTCVFADRCPAVADVCRVAVPEFRAVGTGEVACHLVSAEVVHG